AAACACGTCCGTTGTAATTAGCATTTTCATGTTGGTCgcgcgggggggggggacggggaCTATGCCATAAATGGAGTGGGATCCTTTGGATGTTTCGAATCATTCATTTGTGGGATTCTTCCGACTAATTTCGTGGGAGGGGTTTTGATGAGGGAGCAATGGTCtcatttagggggggggggggcaaagagGATTGAGCAATGGTCCCGgtgggccccccccccccttttgttgGTCAGAAAATAAACTTGGTTCTAACTGGGTCAGGCCCGCcgataagcagaaaatagtgtcataatattgtctgctaagcagacttGAGCACTAGGATACCAGTCaacaattgtacatgtgacttgGTAATTTGACTGGTGACCATActccggtaagcataattttgttgtgcttagctacttttcgGGCCTAAGCAGCTCTAAATGAGATTATAGGCCCacattcatagagctgcttaggcacaaaAACAGCTAAGCATACAAAAATTaggcttaccaaaataaggttaccagccaaactacaatgccacatgtacaattttgagCTTACCCCTCtcagttctgcttagcagaaatgtggCAATCGTTTCTGCTATTAAGCAGCCTCTGTGATTATTAGGTCCAGGTAAATTCTCACCAGGTTAGAGTGTACGCCATCGTGAAAACATGATAAGCCTGCCATTATCGTGGTGGATTTGTCTAGAGAAGGGGGGCTGTAGAGGGGATATTGGTCTAATTTTCAGAAATGTTTCCAACGTGTTTTGAAGCATTCACTTAAAAATATGGGACGTGTTCATGTGTGgttattttcatttctttttctcTTGTAGTTATTTTCAAGACGGATTGTAAAGATGAACTATATTTAAAAGAAACTATACATAAAATATAGTAAACTTCCGGGTacaactctgctcgtcttcaggagaagagcAGGGTATACcgttcgaaacgttgagaccaaaaccggctctttttcagagccaacactcaccctaagagattatacacacggttgtacccgcaagttaatCCTTATTtgtccacaccatgcaaagcttcaaacaatacgaAATTTAATACAAAGCGGCAATCAGAATATGCAACAGTGATTTTCAGAGTAATCAAAACTTCAATTCCTCAACCTTTCAGTACTTTCACCGGACAAAGAAAAGCAACCGCAAACGTGGAACAAAATATGACCCCAATTGAGccagtttcaaaatgttttaactaccccccccccttgtcgggtcggtccccccccccctcgttcACCATTCTAACAAAATTCcaccaaaatcaaaataaagaaGGAAAGGGTCCAcctaaaaaatattatatgatGAACACATCAAACAAATCTGCCGCCAAAACACAACATTACCAAATAAACTGGGCCTGCACTGTTCAAAAACTACCCCTCGCCTatgtacacaacaaaaattaaaaattaaaatagtaCATAAATAAAAGAACTTAAATCATAGTAACACCACAAAAATAATCAtgatcgcccccccccccttccaaaaataacatataaaaacaaatacatacatacatattaATAATTCCTGgttacgggggggggggtgtaatgAGTATTGTGTAATATTCTAAAATCATTTCTAATACCTCAACGGGATAGCCCCCTAAATTTTTCCAGATATTTCATGACGTGTGCACACAACCACCTGGTATTGTGCCGTACAATAGAACGTTCTGCTTGGAAGAGCTTAGGTGTACAAATACACGTATGTATTTCCATCCATGGGATCTTTACAACATCTGCCATTATAATTCAGCAGCCATGTTGGAATAAAGGCGAATTTAGAGTCAATTctgtaagtatttttttttgctgtttcgTTGCTGCAACTCCCGCTGTAAAGAGCACTGTTTTAAAAGAGGCTATCTGTTTATAAATACATGTTCACGATGAAGTCGAAAATCTCATATTTGCTTCTgtgttgctttgttttgttttcctctatAATAACAGCGGTCAAGAGGTAAGTTGCCAAGTTTCAGTGATCTTTTGATAATGAGAGTCAATTGTACGTGCCTCTAACGGGATATTGGAACTAATAGGGTCCatgttttcgttttgtttttatacaccATAAGCCTATAATCTTTACTTAGCGCCATTGATACATGGACTGCCATGTAGTATGAGGTCAAAGTCCATGTAACATTATTAATTCGATGCAGTACAAATGTATTCCTGGACTTACAAAAGTGTTTAAtccatgcaaaatgtgtaatcgatttttcactattttctgtGACCCaaatggccaatcgatctcaaccTTCTACAAGTTTGTCAGTTCATGTGTTATGGTGAAGTACATAAAGTTCttgcactgccagcaactgttttgtgagcaaaaaaaaacccaattctgtaacgtGTTGACATACGCAAAATCCCCAGTGGCTTTTTATTCATGGTGCATGGTTCCATGCGATATTGAACACAAAGTACGTTTTCCTAGTGACAGAAGGCCGTATTATAATTCAAATGACTCCAGATCAAATAATAGCACTGTACTGCTATTTTGTTGTTAGActgacaacccccccccccccactccagCCATTTTTCTGCTTTCCCATGcagaacttaaaggaacacgttgccttggatcggtcgagttggtctttgaaaagcgttctgtacccgtttgttataaaacggtATGATtagaaaaatgttgtaaaagtagaacacaatgatttacacaaatttgcctcaaaattgcgtggtttcccttttactttgcgaactaacacggtcggtcaatTTGGCTTAATAGGTAGGGCCCTAGTAGTCGATTTGGCATTCGAGAAAGACGCTGCTGGGGTCGAAGCGTCGGGCCATTACCGTTTTTTTGGTGCCATTCTACTACAATGAACTCCTAACGGGAACAccgtgttttgttttgttattctcAAACGTTCTTGTACGATTTTACCCGTCCAGAAACGATAGTACATGTTGATGTCTGCTCTGAGCTAAGATGGCGAAGCCAAACGTCCCGGTTGAGGACACATGCACTGAGTATCTAACCGACTTCAATGTCGATGAAGCCCGCTCTGTAACGTCAGCAGCTCAACCGTTTCAGAAACAGTCAACAAGTTTGGACGAACACACTCATCAACTTCAAGAAATGATCAGAAAGTTGGAGAAAGTTGGGGAAATCACGCAAGAGGAGATTCACGCTCTACGGACAAAAACGGAAGCTTTACAGGAGGAGATTCGAGAGGTCAAAGAAAGCTTTGTAACTGCTAAGACAAAACAAGAAGAGGCAGAGGCAGCTGCTTTGGATATGGAGAAGAAAAGAGAAGAAATAAAATCAGAGAAAACTGTTCTCCAAAATCAAGTTGAGCAGCTCATCATCGCACAGAAAAACGATGAGCAGAATAGGGCATCGGTCAAGAAATCCTACAACAAAATGATCGTGGATTTACGGGGGGTATGTACGTCCCAGAACAGTAAATTAACAATGATGGAAGAGAGGTTGCAGGAGGTCGAAGAAGAAAATCGTCAGCTCAAGTCGAAGAATAACTTCTTAGAGGAGACTCTTTTTGCTGTCGCTTCGAAGTCGGATGAGAGCAACCAGTTGTTGTGTTTCTCGTGTAAGCAACCCTACTCAGCTGATTCGGTTATTGAGACCGAATGCCGGTTCCATCCCCTGCCGGGGCTCCCGCCAAACTCGTGGCATCGTTGGAGACCGGGACCAGGTGAAGAATTCCGCAAGACAAAGTACAAGAGTCATGTCTACTGGCCCTGCTGTAATACCCTCTCGATGAGACGCCCAGGCGGGTGTTGCAAAGGGCAGCATCATCAGAAATGGGAGATGGATGTGGTGATGAAGAGGGTCATGTTGTCGCAAGAAACTCTCGAAGAGATGAGTCGGATGGAAGATACCCGAATTATCTGAAAACTAGTCACGCTATTGAATGAAATATTAGAAGGAATAGTTCGAATGGAACGTACCAGAACTTTAATCTAGTGTCACGCTATTGCTGGTAATACGAGAAAGGGCTATTCCAAAAGACCTGGGCCGAATTTCATTTAGCTGCTTAAGCGCAACAAgcagccaagcacaacaaaacttaaCCAGattaatttataaacaaacagaaatgtatacatgtcacatgtacaatttgggactggtatcctgctcatttctgctaagcagaaaattcctagccaatattgtctgcttaaatTCTTCATGCCTTCACACTATTTCAATTCTTGTCGACATATGCTCTCTGTATCCTTGGCAATTATTCTTGCAGAAAGCAAATACCTGATCGGATGACAGTGCTTTTTAAGTGTATCACTTCTCACATTACATGACATTGAATTTTCTGACAGCAGGCTTGTGGAAAATGTAGACTGTTACGGTTCACGATGCATGGGGAGACACAGTTTCTCTTACGTTCCTCAAAGACATTGGCaatttttatgattttatttatttattctttatttttttatgggtaaaaatcagCCCAGCATAAAATATGTTTCCCACCGATGCCAAGTCGAACCACTAAAgttctcaaaacaaaaaatacagttTATTTTTCTACTGAAGACGAGAAGAGTATACTGtacgaaacgtcgagaccataCCGCTCCCACATAAAGAGATCTACACATGA
The nucleotide sequence above comes from Asterias rubens chromosome 12, eAstRub1.3, whole genome shotgun sequence. Encoded proteins:
- the LOC117297341 gene encoding uncharacterized protein LOC117297341, translated to MAKPNVPVEDTCTEYLTDFNVDEARSVTSAAQPFQKQSTSLDEHTHQLQEMIRKLEKVGEITQEEIHALRTKTEALQEEIREVKESFVTAKTKQEEAEAAALDMEKKREEIKSEKTVLQNQVEQLIIAQKNDEQNRASVKKSYNKMIVDLRGVCTSQNSKLTMMEERLQEVEEENRQLKSKNNFLEETLFAVASKSDESNQLLCFSCKQPYSADSVIETECRFHPLPGLPPNSWHRWRPGPGEEFRKTKYKSHVYWPCCNTLSMRRPGGCCKGQHHQKWEMDVVMKRVMLSQETLEEMSRMEDTRII